The window CAGACAAGGTAGACAAGGATCCCGAGGGTGCGAGAGCGCTCAACGTGGCGGCCAGCCGGAGGCTCGCCAAGCTCTCGGCAGGGCGCGACATAATTCTCATCTACATCTCCACCGACTACGTCTTTCCTGGCCCGCCTGGTGAGGCACCTTATGAAGCGGATGGAGTTCCGAAACCGACAAATTTGTACGGCCAGACGAAGCTTGACGGTGAGCGAGCAGTGCTGGAAGCATACGATGAAGCAGGAAAAAAaggctccgccgtcgtcctccgcATTCCTGTCGTGTATGGGCACGCGCagacgccggccgagagTGCGGTGAACACGCTCTTCGAAACGGTGTGGGAAGCCCAGAAAGCGGGTGCCAAAGTCAGCATGGACGACTGGGCAATTCGCTACCCGACGAATACCGAAGACATTGGACGCGTGTGCCGCGGTATGTCTCGGCTTATATTCTCCTCCCACTCCCTCCCGGCACCATGTCTCAAGGCACTGCCTCTGCCCTCGGGCCATTTGGCAACACCGCCCCCTACCTACAGGCATGTCTGCACTCGCACATGGGCGCACAGTATGTGCACAGAAGAGCAAATTCTCCAGTGCAcactcgtgctcgtacatgtTCGCGCACATGGGCTCCCGGGGGCGCGCTTGAGTAGTGCTGACGGTTTGCCCTAGATGTGGCAGTCAAATATGTCGAAACGACAGACCGAGAAGTGCTGCCGACGATCCTTCACTTCTCAAGCGAAGACAAGATGACAAAGTATGAGATCTGCCAACGATTCGGCGAGATCATGGgtctgccgacgacgaacatCGTACCCAACAGGGCGGGCAACGACCCCAAGGCTACTGTCCAGAGGCCGTTCGATTGTCACCTGAGCACTCGAGGGCTTCGGGAGCTGGGCATCGACGTCTCGACGTGCGACTTTACCGCGTGGTGGCGGAGGGAAGTCGGTGCCTTTCGAAAGTAAGCCCGAACGACAGCAAAGGTCAAGACGCATACCGGTGCATATTTGCCTGTATGCCCGTTCGGATCGGAAATGCGATGGATGGGCCGGACGGCttgcgacggccgagaggatgGTCATATTCTGGGATGTAGGCAAGAGTCGACGCTCAGCGGCAGGATGGATGTAACACGAGCGTGACCTGGGGGCCAGCGGTGCCATATTCAGCGAGCACATGCAGAAGCTGTTTCATGCTGGCACAGATGTGGCAACTGCCTGGGAGATCTTGCCTTGTACTCTGGAAAGCCACTATGAGCATATCGTAGGCGTGCATGCGAATCTTGTCCAGGACTCTGGGATGGCTACTACGAGCACGCAGTAGGCGTGCATTCGCATGAAAGTAGATGCAGAGACAGCAGATGTGG of the Drechmeria coniospora strain ARSEF 6962 chromosome 01, whole genome shotgun sequence genome contains:
- a CDS encoding NAD dependent epimerase/dehydratase family protein, producing the protein MRGHDMQEDALTGYSIAARPDVIVHCAAERFPDKVDKDPEGARALNVAASRRLAKLSAGRDIILIYISTDYVFPGPPGEAPYEADGVPKPTNLYGQTKLDGERAVLEAYDEAGKKGSAVVLRIPVVYGHAQTPAESAVNTLFETVWEAQKAGAKVSMDDWAIRYPTNTEDIGRVCRDVAVKYVETTDREVLPTILHFSSEDKMTKYEICQRFGEIMGLPTTNIVPNRAGNDPKATVQRPFDCHLSTRGLRELGIDVSTCDFTAWWRREVGAFRNGAIFSEHMQKLFHAGTDVATAWEILPCTLESHYEHIVGVHANLVQDSGMATTSTQ